In Populus alba chromosome 1, ASM523922v2, whole genome shotgun sequence, a single window of DNA contains:
- the LOC118055320 gene encoding phytosulfokine receptor 1: MQYSYLCFTFILLTISFKAPFTRSENFSCNSNDLRSLTNFSRSIDYGLDWNTSDSNCCTWIGVTCDNSTVSSKRVVRLELGSKRLNGIISESLAGLDQLSILNLSQNFLHGYLPDRLLHLQNLEIIDSSNNDLVGPLPGGSNLSSIRYVDISANNFNGSVDAALCESSSYIHTLNLGNNYFTGEVPANFGRCSSLQQLFLNDNHLSGNLPKSLCQLRNLRILHLQHNLVSGPLNDEIGKLSNLVELDISSNKFSGILPDVFERLKLENFFASSNNFSGHLPMSLVNSPYIVILNLNNNTLNGPINLNCSAMVHLISVDLGSNNFHGPLPDVISSCQRLTNLNLARNNLGGEVPFAFKNLQALRSLSLSNNSLVNISSALAILQHCRNLTSLFLSFNFHGEQMPRNVNFHFRNLRALAIPNCELTGSIPTWLSGSKMLQLLDLSWNRLYGTIPFWFHKFKYLFYMDLSNNSFTGEVPESLTELQGLINMKISSEGLSLGFPLFLFVADGAKLKYKGIWGLRPTLDLSYNKLTGPLWPGFGNLKELHVLKLQENHLSGTIPDSFSGMTNLEVLDLSYNDLSGEIPLSLEKLSFLSKFSIAYNQLHGDIPTGGQFLTFPPSSFEGNKGLREQQLTPFQPQQAPHDVQLADEEMTIIGLQFGLGVMTGFLFTVTLCFASGWVFAKT; this comes from the coding sequence ATGCAATACTCGTACCTTTGTTTCACCTTCATCTTGTTGACAATCAGTTTCAAGGCTCCCTTCACAAGATCTGAGAATTTCTCATGCAATTCAAATGATCTTAGATCCTTAACTAACTTCTCCAGATCCATAGACTATGGGCTTGATTGGAATACGTCAGACTCAAATTGTTGCACTTGGATAGGAGTCACCTGTGACAATTCCACTGTTTCGAGTAAAAGGGTAGTCAGGTTAGAACTTGGGAGCAAAAGACTCAACGGAATAATTAGCGAGTCCTTGGCAGGTTTGGATCAGCTGAGTATACTGAACCTCTCTCAGAATTTCCTTCATGGATACCTTCCAGACAGATTACTCCACCTGCAGAATCTTGAGATCATTGACTCCAGCAATAATGATCTTGTCGGTCCATTACCAGGAGGTAGCAATTTATCCTCGATCAGGTATGTTGACATTTCAGCGAACAATTTTAATGGTTCTGTCGATGCAGCGCTTTGTGAGAGCTCATCATATATTCACACGCTCAATCTTGGAAACAACTATTTCACTGGTGAAGTTCCAGCAAACTTTGGAAGGTGTTCTTCTCTGCAGCAACTCTTTCTTAATGACAATCACCTCTCAGGAAATCTCCCTAAAAGCCTCTGCCAACTGCGAAATCTTCGTATATTGCACCTTCAGCATAATTTAGTTTCTGGGCCACTAAATGATGAGATTGGTAAACTTTCCAACCTTGTGGAATTGGATATCTCCTCCAATAAGTTTTCTGGAATTCTTCCAGATGTTTTTGAGAGGCTTAAGCTTGAGAATTTCTTTGCCAGCTCAAACAACTTCAGTGGCCATTTGCCCATGTCATTGGTAAATTCTCCATATATTGTAATTCTGAATTTGAACAACAACACCCTTAATGGTCCAATCAATCTCAATTGCTCTGCAATGGTTCATCTCATCTCTGTCGATCTTGGTTCTAATAATTTCCATGGTCCGCTGCCTGATGTTATTTCCTCTTGCCAGAGACTGACCAATCTGAATCTTGCTCGTAATAACCTTGGTGGTGAAGTTCCTTTTGCGTTCAAGAATCTCCAAGCCCTAAGATCCCTCTCACTCTCAAACAACAGCCTTGTTAACATATCATCAGCCCTAGCAATTCTACAACATTGCAGAAACTTAACTTCACTGTTCCTTAGTTTTAACTTTCACGGTGAACAAATGCCCAGAAATGTGAATTTTCACTTCAGGAACCTCAGGGCACTTGCTATTCCTAATTGTGAACTTACAGGTTCCATTCCAACATGGCTGAGTGGCAGCAAGATGTTGCAACTTTTGGATTTGTCATGGAATAGATTGTATGGAACTATTCCCTTCTGGTTCCATAAGTTCAAGTATCTCTTTTACATGGATCTGTCGAACAATTCTTTCACTGGTGAAGTACCTGAGAGCTTGACAGAGCTACAGGGCCTGATCAACATGAAAATATCATCAGAAGGACTTTCTTTAGGCTTCCCACTTTTCTTGTTCGTAGCAGATGGTGCAAAACTCAAGTATAAAGGTATTTGGGGCTTACGACCAACTTTGGACTTGAGTTACAATAAGCTCACAGGACCCTTATGGCCAGGTTTTGGAAATTTGAAAGAACTCCACGTTCTGAAGCTGCAAGAAAATCATCTCTCAGGAACCATTCCCGATAGTTTCTCAGGCATGACAAACTTGGAAGTGTTGGACTTATCCTATAATGATTTATCAGGAGAAATACCTCTCTCACTGGAAAAGCTCAGTTTTCTGTCGAAGTTCAGCATTGCATACAATCAATTGCACGGAGATATCCCTACAGGAGGCCAGTTCCTGACATTTCCACCTTCAAGCTTTGAGGGAAACAAAGGTCTGCGTGAACAACAGCTTACTCCTTTTCAGCCTCAGCAGGCTCCTCATGATGTTCAGCTGGCTGATGAAGAAATGACTATAATCGGTTTGCAATTTGGACTTGGAGTTATGACTGGGTTCCTTTTCACTGTCACCTTATGCTTCGCATCCGGCTGGGTGTTTGCAAAGACATGA